Proteins encoded in a region of the Streptomyces sp. NBC_00310 genome:
- a CDS encoding amino acid ABC transporter ATP-binding protein: protein MTTQVLDGSKPLVEARDVRKRFGANLVLKGIDLRVERGQVMCLLGPSGSGKSTFLRCINHLERVDGGRIYVDGELMGYREHGGHAREMRPSQIAAQRRSIGMVFQRFNLFPHLTALENIVEAPVGVARRSKADARARGMELLERVGLTDRAGMYPAQLSGGQQQRVAIARALAMDPKLMLFDEPTSALDPELVGDVLNVMRDLAKSGMTMIVVTHEIGFAREVADQVVFMDDGVVVESGAPTDVISNPQHDRTRTFLDSVL, encoded by the coding sequence ATGACAACGCAGGTCCTCGACGGATCGAAGCCGTTGGTGGAGGCGCGGGACGTCCGCAAACGCTTCGGCGCGAACCTGGTGCTCAAGGGGATCGATCTCCGTGTCGAGCGTGGGCAGGTGATGTGCCTGCTCGGGCCCTCTGGCTCCGGCAAATCGACATTCCTGCGCTGCATCAACCACCTGGAGCGGGTCGACGGCGGGCGTATATACGTCGACGGTGAGCTGATGGGCTACCGCGAACACGGTGGTCATGCCCGCGAGATGAGACCCAGTCAGATCGCGGCCCAGCGCCGGAGTATCGGCATGGTCTTCCAGCGGTTCAACCTGTTCCCCCACCTCACGGCGTTGGAGAACATCGTCGAGGCCCCGGTCGGTGTGGCGCGCCGGAGCAAAGCCGACGCTCGCGCCAGAGGCATGGAACTACTGGAGCGGGTCGGTCTCACCGATCGTGCGGGCATGTATCCGGCGCAACTGTCAGGTGGCCAGCAGCAGCGGGTGGCCATCGCCCGGGCGCTCGCGATGGATCCGAAGCTGATGCTCTTCGACGAACCGACGTCGGCCCTGGATCCGGAACTCGTCGGCGATGTGCTGAACGTGATGCGCGATCTGGCGAAGAGCGGCATGACGATGATCGTCGTGACCCATGAGATCGGCTTCGCCCGCGAGGTGGCGGACCAGGTCGTCTTCATGGACGACGGCGTCGTCGTGGAATCCGGTGCCCCGACCGACGTGATCAGCAACCCGCAGCACGACAGAACGAGGACATTCCTCGACAGCGTCCTGTAG
- a CDS encoding PucR family transcriptional regulator, translating to MALSDHPSGEIVADAPATTVRHLVATIGSPVLQVLTAPRGLEQTVRGTVLHDPHDPLPSGVDQLLLLPGLQGDQAGAAELVREAAHRGYCAMVLKLRGTDTSALVAESSAGGLTLLAAADEVSWRHLDALLLSALGSQGGGGDPKAGSGDGLFILANAASAVIGGSVAIEDLDRRVMAYSSSPDQRIDALRREGILSRRVPEIDHNLERYRVVLGSDKVVRFPDALGALPRAAIAIRAGTQPLGTIWAIESTDGLGGDGEQALVDCARLASLHILRSRNANELELQKRESALLGALEGSWAAHETVFRLSIPSGVDLGLLGFAATTDATGSVALTAYLSHALSRYIVPFRPDASIATTSRAVYVLLPGGGSQAARRIARDALTAIRGAFGDSVRAAVASTETDPAALPAMRREIDDILRVTTAHADAPPVAGLTDVHARLLLARVADELSREPRLGHPAVAAMAAHDAEHGTDFVVSVLAWLDAVGNVAEAATRLGVHSNTLRYRLRRTAELFDISLDDADDRLSLWLQLRLVHR from the coding sequence ATGGCTTTGTCCGATCACCCAAGCGGTGAGATCGTCGCCGACGCACCGGCCACCACGGTCCGGCACCTCGTCGCGACCATCGGATCGCCGGTCCTGCAGGTACTGACCGCGCCACGAGGACTGGAACAGACGGTTCGAGGGACCGTCCTGCACGACCCCCACGACCCCCTGCCGTCCGGCGTGGACCAGCTCCTGTTGCTGCCAGGGCTTCAGGGCGACCAAGCGGGCGCCGCCGAGCTCGTACGGGAGGCCGCCCACCGCGGATACTGCGCGATGGTCCTCAAGCTCAGGGGGACGGATACCAGCGCCCTCGTCGCGGAATCGTCGGCCGGCGGCCTCACCCTGCTCGCCGCGGCGGACGAGGTCTCCTGGCGCCACCTCGACGCGCTGCTGCTCTCCGCCCTGGGTTCCCAGGGGGGCGGGGGCGACCCGAAGGCCGGATCCGGGGACGGACTGTTCATCCTGGCGAACGCCGCCAGCGCCGTCATCGGCGGATCTGTTGCCATCGAGGACCTGGACCGGCGCGTGATGGCCTATTCGTCATCGCCGGACCAGCGCATCGACGCCCTGCGGCGCGAAGGAATTCTGAGCCGCCGTGTCCCGGAGATCGATCACAACCTCGAGCGGTATCGGGTCGTGCTCGGTTCGGACAAGGTCGTGCGCTTTCCCGATGCGCTCGGAGCGCTGCCCCGCGCGGCCATAGCCATCAGGGCCGGGACCCAGCCGCTCGGCACTATTTGGGCCATCGAAAGCACCGACGGCCTCGGCGGAGACGGTGAACAGGCGCTGGTCGATTGTGCACGCCTGGCCAGTCTGCACATTCTTCGCAGCCGCAATGCAAATGAACTGGAGCTTCAAAAACGCGAGAGCGCGCTGCTCGGGGCACTGGAAGGATCCTGGGCGGCTCACGAAACAGTCTTTCGTCTTTCCATTCCGTCAGGAGTCGACCTCGGGCTCCTCGGATTCGCCGCGACAACCGACGCGACGGGTTCTGTGGCTTTGACCGCTTACCTCAGCCACGCGCTGTCCCGCTACATCGTCCCCTTCCGCCCGGACGCGAGTATTGCCACGACGTCCCGTGCGGTCTACGTCCTGTTGCCGGGCGGTGGATCACAGGCTGCGAGGCGGATCGCGAGAGACGCGCTCACCGCGATCCGCGGGGCTTTCGGTGACAGCGTCCGCGCAGCGGTCGCCTCCACGGAAACGGATCCGGCGGCCCTGCCGGCCATGCGCCGGGAGATCGACGACATCCTGCGCGTGACGACAGCCCACGCCGACGCACCGCCGGTGGCCGGGCTGACCGACGTACACGCGCGGCTCCTGCTGGCTCGCGTTGCCGACGAGCTCAGCCGCGAACCGCGCTTGGGGCATCCCGCTGTCGCCGCGATGGCCGCCCACGATGCCGAGCACGGTACGGACTTCGTCGTGTCGGTCCTCGCATGGCTCGACGCGGTGGGCAACGTCGCCGAAGCCGCGACCCGGCTGGGTGTGCACTCCAACACCCTGCGCTACCGGCTGCGCCGGACCGCCGAACTCTTCGACATCTCACTGGACGATGCCGACGACAGGCTCTCGCTGTGGCTGCAGCTACGCCTCGTCCACCGCTGA
- a CDS encoding gamma-glutamyl-gamma-aminobutyrate hydrolase family protein, with amino-acid sequence MCNVVRRPLIAVTLGRDLPDRPSVFRLADSYVQALTSPGAIPIAIMPGIDDTAIRHVMEGVDGLFLPGGVDPHPRHFGEEVHPKTVIDEDLDALEMNAIAAAADLGMPILGICRGCQILNVALGGSLVQHLEPGGPVDHLQVLPLDSEVHELRIAAGSRLAGLSDARFLRVNSLHHQAVATPAPALRVVATAEDGTVEAVEATDPDRWIVGVQYHPEELIDQRAHRSLFDDFVSSCSRFAAARQNPEGSE; translated from the coding sequence GTGTGTAACGTCGTCCGTCGACCGCTGATCGCGGTCACCCTGGGACGGGACCTGCCTGACCGTCCGTCCGTCTTCAGGCTGGCCGACAGCTATGTACAGGCTCTGACGAGTCCGGGAGCGATACCGATCGCCATCATGCCCGGCATCGACGACACGGCGATCCGGCATGTGATGGAAGGCGTCGACGGCCTGTTCCTCCCCGGCGGAGTCGACCCGCACCCCCGCCACTTCGGAGAGGAGGTGCACCCCAAGACGGTCATCGACGAGGACCTCGACGCTCTGGAGATGAACGCCATCGCCGCCGCGGCCGACTTGGGCATGCCGATACTCGGCATCTGCCGAGGCTGTCAAATCCTCAACGTCGCCCTGGGCGGCAGCCTGGTCCAGCACCTGGAGCCCGGCGGCCCGGTCGACCATCTCCAGGTTCTGCCGCTGGACTCGGAGGTCCACGAGCTCCGGATCGCAGCCGGCTCCCGCCTCGCCGGACTGTCCGATGCCCGGTTCCTCCGGGTGAACAGCCTGCACCATCAGGCCGTCGCCACACCGGCACCGGCGCTGAGGGTGGTCGCCACAGCGGAGGACGGCACCGTTGAAGCCGTCGAGGCCACGGACCCCGACCGCTGGATCGTAGGCGTCCAGTACCACCCGGAAGAGCTCATCGACCAGCGAGCCCACCGCAGTCTCTTCGACGACTTCGTCTCGTCCTGCAGCCGGTTCGCAGCCGCTCGGCAGAATCCGGAAGGATCCGAATGA
- a CDS encoding IS701 family transposase codes for MDAHEVNRARAKLALFVADVFASVPRKDQRAKSDCYLRGLMVDGRRKSIQAMASRLPDGNEQNLQQFVNQSTWDPVPVRRRIAERMVPRIGPDAWAVDDVSFPKDGKMSVAVAHQYCGALGKQANCQVAVSVHAVSDTASCPLQWRLFVPREWADDPVRRRRTGVPEEVGHREKWRLALDVFDELAGWGLVPPAVVADAGYGQNADFRDGLERRNIGYVVAIRSDVTVHPHDAVPAAPPWSGNGRKPQPRYRDKPSPVAALAADQGRQAFTEVTWREGSRGPMRSRFLALRVRPAGVRSRRLAQAAATAQEGLWDGVLPDVTLLVEWPEGAEAPTDYWLSNLPADTPHAELVRLAKIRWRIEHDYRELKHGLGLDHFEGRSWTGWHHHVTLVTAAHAFLTEQRLAPKADTADSPSTRSSTPSRTC; via the coding sequence GTGGATGCACATGAAGTGAACCGTGCCCGGGCGAAGTTGGCGTTGTTCGTGGCCGATGTGTTCGCGTCGGTGCCGCGCAAGGATCAGCGGGCCAAGAGTGACTGCTATCTGCGGGGACTGATGGTGGACGGTCGCCGCAAGTCCATCCAGGCCATGGCCTCGCGGCTGCCGGACGGCAACGAGCAGAACCTGCAGCAGTTCGTGAACCAGTCGACCTGGGATCCCGTGCCGGTGCGGCGGCGGATCGCGGAACGGATGGTGCCGAGAATCGGCCCGGATGCCTGGGCGGTCGACGATGTGTCGTTTCCCAAGGACGGGAAGATGTCGGTCGCTGTCGCTCACCAGTACTGCGGGGCTTTGGGCAAGCAGGCCAACTGTCAGGTCGCGGTCAGCGTGCACGCGGTCTCCGACACCGCGTCCTGTCCGCTGCAGTGGCGCCTGTTCGTGCCCCGGGAGTGGGCGGATGATCCGGTCCGCCGACGCAGGACGGGGGTTCCTGAGGAGGTCGGGCACCGGGAGAAGTGGCGCCTGGCCCTGGACGTCTTCGACGAGCTGGCCGGGTGGGGGCTGGTGCCGCCGGCGGTGGTGGCCGACGCCGGCTACGGGCAGAACGCCGACTTCCGCGACGGGCTGGAACGTCGGAACATCGGCTACGTGGTGGCGATCCGCTCGGACGTGACCGTCCACCCGCACGATGCGGTGCCCGCTGCCCCGCCCTGGTCCGGCAACGGCCGCAAGCCTCAGCCCCGCTACCGCGACAAGCCGTCCCCGGTGGCCGCGCTCGCGGCGGACCAGGGGCGGCAGGCCTTCACCGAGGTGACCTGGCGTGAAGGCTCACGCGGGCCGATGCGCTCGCGCTTTCTGGCGCTGCGCGTGCGGCCGGCCGGTGTCCGGTCCCGCCGCCTTGCCCAGGCCGCCGCCACCGCGCAGGAGGGTTTGTGGGACGGTGTCCTGCCCGACGTCACGCTGCTGGTCGAATGGCCCGAAGGCGCCGAAGCACCCACCGATTACTGGCTGTCGAACCTGCCGGCCGACACCCCGCACGCTGAACTGGTCCGCCTGGCCAAGATCCGCTGGCGCATAGAACACGACTACCGGGAACTCAAACACGGCCTCGGCCTGGACCACTTCGAAGGACGTTCCTGGACCGGCTGGCACCACCACGTCACCCTGGTCACCGCCGCCCACGCGTTCCTCACCGAACAGCGCCTGGCCCCAAAAGCCGATACAGCGGACTCACCCTCTACCAGATCCTCGACACCATCCAGGACCTGCTGA
- a CDS encoding amino acid ABC transporter permease: MTDEIATAKKSSRFAPDERAAAGTHDVAATPLRHPGRWVAATVLIALCTGWMFSLWHNPNIEHLTIADFLFDGRIVQGVLFTVALTGCAMALATALAILLAVMRLSANPVLRVMSWAYTWFFRGTPLLVQIVFWGYLGLLYQELTLGIPFTSIQFASADTNAIVTPFVAGLLALGMNEAAYASEIVRAGLLSVDHGNVEAAHSLGMSPAYTLRRIVLPQAMRVIIPPMGNETISMLKNTALLQLIAVPELYTQTSWISAQNLRQVELLIVASVWYLVLTSVLSVPQYYLERRYGRGTNRSLPLTPWQQARRLVGQMRTRVTQVAHTDARTEGDA, encoded by the coding sequence ATGACCGACGAGATCGCGACGGCCAAGAAGTCCAGCCGATTCGCGCCGGACGAGCGGGCCGCCGCAGGCACGCACGACGTAGCTGCCACGCCCCTGCGGCACCCGGGGCGATGGGTGGCCGCCACGGTGCTGATCGCCCTGTGTACCGGCTGGATGTTCTCGCTCTGGCACAACCCGAACATCGAGCACCTGACGATCGCCGATTTCCTGTTCGACGGGCGGATCGTCCAGGGCGTCCTGTTCACGGTCGCACTGACCGGCTGCGCGATGGCGCTGGCGACGGCTCTCGCCATCCTGCTGGCGGTGATGCGGCTGTCCGCCAACCCGGTGCTGCGCGTGATGTCGTGGGCGTACACGTGGTTCTTCCGTGGCACCCCTCTGCTCGTCCAGATCGTGTTCTGGGGCTACCTCGGCCTGCTGTACCAGGAGCTCACCCTGGGTATCCCCTTCACCTCGATTCAATTCGCCTCCGCGGACACCAACGCGATCGTGACCCCCTTCGTCGCCGGCTTGCTGGCTCTGGGGATGAACGAGGCCGCGTACGCCTCCGAGATCGTCCGCGCGGGACTGCTCTCGGTCGATCACGGCAACGTCGAGGCGGCCCACTCGCTGGGGATGTCGCCCGCGTACACCCTGCGGCGCATCGTGCTGCCCCAGGCGATGCGGGTGATCATCCCGCCCATGGGCAACGAGACGATCTCCATGCTCAAGAACACGGCCCTGCTTCAGCTCATCGCGGTGCCGGAGCTCTACACGCAGACCAGCTGGATCTCGGCGCAGAACCTGCGCCAGGTCGAGCTGCTGATCGTCGCAAGCGTCTGGTACCTGGTCCTCACCTCCGTGCTCTCCGTGCCGCAGTACTACCTGGAGCGCAGATACGGCCGCGGCACCAACCGAAGCCTGCCGTTGACTCCCTGGCAGCAGGCCCGCCGCCTGGTGGGCCAGATGCGGACCCGTGTCACACAGGTCGCACACACCGACGCGAGGACGGAAGGAGACGCATGA
- a CDS encoding ABC transporter substrate-binding protein, whose amino-acid sequence MTRSRFTIAALAMGTVGILLSACSGTSATGDTATPAASGSRIQPSITVDAKVAALLPKRFQAGIDVASGVYAPMEMLDSNQKWTGFDYDLGQALGAKLGVSFNFKNQAFDSIIPSLQSGKHDIIMYGMNDTPEREKTLHFVDYFHAGMEIVVKKGNPEKISKVLDLCGKSVAVAKATTQADLMRAQEPKCKAAGRKPVTVIELPTEGDALLAVRAGKAVADVLDAAPARYNAATAGSGTAFEVVSDPAHPTGFGPVYTGIGVLRKNHDLVLALQAALNSLVKDGTYQQFLDKYDLSAYGVKSAIINRGS is encoded by the coding sequence GTGACCAGAAGTCGTTTCACCATCGCGGCACTCGCAATGGGGACCGTGGGAATTCTGCTCAGTGCCTGTAGCGGCACGTCGGCCACCGGCGACACTGCGACCCCGGCCGCGAGTGGAAGCAGGATTCAGCCGTCGATCACCGTTGACGCCAAGGTCGCGGCACTGCTTCCCAAGCGATTCCAAGCCGGGATCGACGTGGCCAGCGGCGTCTACGCGCCGATGGAGATGCTCGACTCCAACCAGAAGTGGACCGGATTCGACTACGACTTGGGACAGGCGCTCGGAGCAAAGCTCGGCGTCTCGTTCAACTTCAAGAACCAGGCATTCGACAGCATCATCCCCTCACTGCAGTCGGGCAAGCATGACATCATCATGTACGGAATGAATGACACGCCGGAGCGGGAAAAGACTCTGCACTTCGTCGACTACTTCCACGCCGGAATGGAAATCGTCGTGAAGAAGGGTAATCCGGAGAAGATCAGCAAGGTGCTCGACCTGTGCGGCAAGTCCGTCGCGGTCGCCAAAGCCACCACTCAGGCCGACCTGATGAGGGCACAGGAGCCGAAATGCAAGGCCGCCGGAAGGAAGCCGGTCACGGTGATCGAACTGCCCACCGAAGGCGACGCCCTCCTCGCGGTTCGCGCCGGAAAGGCCGTCGCGGACGTGCTCGACGCGGCACCCGCCAGGTACAACGCCGCCACGGCAGGAAGCGGCACCGCGTTCGAAGTCGTGAGTGACCCTGCGCATCCCACAGGATTCGGTCCGGTGTACACCGGCATCGGGGTGCTCCGAAAGAACCACGATCTCGTCCTGGCTCTGCAGGCGGCGCTGAACTCGCTGGTGAAGGACGGCACTTACCAGCAGTTCCTCGACAAGTACGACCTGTCCGCGTACGGCGTCAAGTCCGCGATCATCAACCGCGGATCATGA
- a CDS encoding DUF4253 domain-containing protein — protein MPFSLTHGLPAGRFTPHGPSHIWISDEFPRALRELWPRLLSEHGTTGLLPVLYRGDVIGEPLDPGLVDDLCLEEVLATGFAEYRRRRLPLWTNPTPEPEPVPEDVEPWPHDPGPPFAQWPGLAPAMPVAPTGPRPQEAASGAPARIARTDHGVLDCRLVLVPARRGSDALALLGWNSEAPLPLLCALLRSWEERFGAHLVAVHGGTLDISVARPPRTAEHADLLALEHVLSTANNIVDDPPTPFPDYAADLVGRDHWSFWWD, from the coding sequence ATGCCCTTCTCCCTGACTCACGGACTGCCCGCCGGCCGCTTCACCCCGCACGGGCCGTCGCACATCTGGATCTCGGACGAATTCCCGCGCGCCCTCCGGGAGTTGTGGCCCCGGCTGCTGAGCGAGCACGGGACGACGGGTCTGCTGCCGGTCCTCTACCGCGGCGACGTCATCGGCGAGCCCCTGGACCCGGGGCTGGTCGATGACCTGTGTCTGGAGGAGGTGCTGGCGACGGGCTTCGCCGAGTACCGCCGTCGGCGACTCCCGCTCTGGACGAACCCGACGCCCGAGCCGGAGCCGGTGCCCGAGGACGTCGAGCCGTGGCCGCACGATCCCGGCCCGCCCTTCGCACAGTGGCCGGGCCTGGCGCCCGCGATGCCGGTCGCGCCCACGGGCCCGAGGCCGCAGGAGGCGGCCTCCGGAGCACCGGCGCGCATCGCACGCACGGATCACGGAGTGCTCGACTGCCGTCTCGTGCTCGTCCCGGCCCGGCGCGGCAGCGACGCCCTGGCGTTGCTCGGCTGGAACTCCGAGGCGCCCCTGCCTCTGCTCTGTGCGCTGCTGCGCAGCTGGGAGGAACGGTTCGGTGCCCACCTGGTGGCCGTGCACGGCGGCACACTGGACATCTCCGTCGCCCGGCCGCCGCGCACCGCGGAACACGCGGACCTGCTCGCTCTCGAACATGTGCTCAGCACGGCGAACAACATCGTCGACGACCCGCCGACCCCGTTCCCCGACTACGCGGCCGACCTCGTGGGACGGGACCACTGGTCCTTCTGGTGGGACTAG
- a CDS encoding diaminopimelate decarboxylase, whose protein sequence is MTTSPAAERRERILRAAVRERLLDPDHAVLAAFVDLDGVAASVEALHRAFPSSVQALHTFAAKANCLVPVLEELRTHGMGCEVASTGELAQALAAGFAPERIVFDSPAKTRADLNRALALGVAVNVDNFQELRRVDKILASRSSTSRIGVRINPQVGSGEIAAMSTATATSKFGIPLGDDGNREQLLQAYRDRPWLTWVHAHVGSQGCPLDLIAQGIAKAVAFADQVNADLGRRQVTGIDIGGGLPVNFGSDEPTPGFDEYVAHLRAHAPALFSGDYRVVTEFGRSLLAKNGFTAAYVEYTKTSGGRPIAITHAGAQVATRTVFMPEAWPLRITAHDPAGSLKDGEAVPQDIAGPCCFAGDLVAQARPLPRLAPGDIVALLDTGAYYSSTPFHYNSLPDPAVHGVRIAADGSIQFGLLRRAETIQHVLARTGGVRLGADEAV, encoded by the coding sequence ATGACCACCTCCCCAGCAGCCGAACGACGCGAACGCATCCTGCGCGCGGCCGTACGCGAGCGGCTTCTCGACCCCGACCATGCCGTACTGGCGGCGTTTGTCGACCTCGACGGCGTCGCCGCGAGCGTCGAGGCGCTGCACCGTGCCTTCCCGTCCTCGGTTCAGGCCCTGCACACGTTCGCGGCGAAGGCCAACTGCCTGGTGCCGGTGCTGGAGGAACTGCGGACGCATGGCATGGGCTGCGAGGTCGCCAGCACTGGCGAACTCGCCCAGGCGCTGGCCGCCGGCTTCGCGCCCGAACGGATCGTCTTCGACTCCCCGGCCAAGACCCGCGCGGATCTCAACCGGGCCCTGGCCCTGGGTGTCGCGGTCAACGTGGACAACTTCCAGGAACTCCGGCGCGTCGACAAGATCCTCGCAAGCCGTTCGTCCACCTCCCGGATCGGTGTGCGGATCAACCCTCAGGTCGGCAGCGGGGAGATCGCCGCGATGAGTACGGCCACCGCGACCTCCAAGTTCGGCATACCGCTGGGGGACGACGGCAATCGGGAGCAGCTCCTCCAGGCCTACCGGGACCGTCCATGGCTCACCTGGGTCCACGCCCACGTCGGGTCGCAGGGCTGCCCGCTGGATCTGATCGCCCAAGGCATCGCGAAGGCCGTGGCCTTCGCCGACCAGGTCAACGCCGACCTCGGCCGGCGCCAGGTGACCGGTATCGACATCGGCGGCGGACTGCCCGTCAACTTCGGCAGCGACGAGCCGACGCCGGGCTTCGACGAGTATGTCGCTCACCTCCGGGCCCACGCGCCGGCCTTGTTCAGCGGCGACTACCGGGTCGTCACCGAGTTCGGGCGGTCCCTGCTGGCCAAGAACGGCTTCACCGCCGCGTATGTCGAATACACCAAGACCTCCGGCGGACGCCCGATCGCGATCACCCACGCAGGTGCCCAGGTGGCCACACGTACGGTGTTCATGCCCGAAGCCTGGCCGCTGCGGATCACCGCACATGACCCTGCCGGCTCCCTCAAGGACGGGGAAGCCGTACCCCAGGACATCGCAGGCCCCTGCTGCTTCGCGGGCGACCTGGTCGCCCAGGCCCGTCCGCTGCCCAGGCTCGCACCCGGCGACATCGTGGCCCTCCTCGACACCGGCGCCTACTACTCCTCCACACCCTTCCACTACAACAGTCTTCCCGACCCCGCGGTCCACGGCGTGCGCATCGCTGCCGACGGAAGCATCCAATTCGGGCTGCTCCGCCGCGCAGAGACGATCCAACATGTCCTCGCCCGAACCGGAGGTGTCAGGCTTGGCGCCGACGAGGCGGTCTGA
- the ligA gene encoding NAD-dependent DNA ligase LigA, producing MTTSVAVIVDAAAYAQAVEDAVKASAAYYTGGTSVLDDDTYDRLVRGIALWETEHPEQILPDSPTGKVAGGAVEGDVPHTVAMLSLDNVFSGEEFTTWTASLARRIGHDVERFSVEPKLDGLAVAARYTRGRLTQLITRGDGTAGEDVSHAIGTIEGLPGELAEPVTVEVRGEVLMTTAQFEHANEVRTGHGGQPFANPRNAAAGTLRAKERAYTVPMTFFGYALLALPGTDADSAARLGELAHSELMARAAELGVNTTASTAVPGVTAGTVEEVLARVKEIAALRAELPFGIDGIVVKADLAADQQAAGSGSRAPRWAIAYKLPAVEKITRLLEVQWNVGRTGIIAPRGVLEPVEIDGSTITYATLHNPADITRRDLRLGDHVMVHRAGDVIPRVEAPVAHLRTGDEQPIVFPEVCPRCGSGIDTGEQRWRCENGRNCHLVASLSYAVGRDQLDVEGLGHTRVVQLVEAGLVADLADLFVLTREQLLGLERMGETSTDNLLAALDTAKGRPLSRVLCALGVRGTGRSMSRRIARYFATMDNIRAADAEAIQRVEGIGTEKAPSIVAELAELAPLIDKLVAAGVNMTEPGATPPAPADEEAADTEGGVEPAGGPLAGMAVVVTGAMTGVLERLSRNQMNELIERAGGRASSSVSKKTSLVVAGENAGSKRAKAETLGIRLADPDEFAALVADFLE from the coding sequence ATGACGACATCAGTTGCAGTGATCGTGGATGCCGCCGCCTACGCGCAGGCCGTCGAGGACGCGGTCAAGGCCTCGGCCGCCTACTACACGGGCGGTACGTCGGTGCTGGACGACGACACCTACGACCGGCTCGTGCGGGGCATCGCGCTGTGGGAGACCGAGCATCCCGAGCAGATACTGCCGGACTCGCCGACCGGGAAGGTGGCCGGTGGGGCGGTCGAGGGGGATGTGCCGCACACGGTGGCGATGCTGAGCCTGGACAACGTGTTCTCGGGCGAGGAGTTCACGACGTGGACGGCGTCGCTGGCCCGGCGGATCGGGCACGACGTGGAGCGGTTCAGCGTGGAGCCGAAGCTCGACGGGCTGGCGGTCGCCGCCCGGTACACGCGAGGGCGGCTGACGCAGTTGATCACGCGTGGCGACGGGACGGCCGGGGAGGACGTCTCGCACGCCATCGGCACCATCGAGGGGCTGCCCGGTGAGCTCGCCGAGCCGGTCACCGTGGAGGTGCGGGGCGAAGTCCTCATGACGACCGCCCAGTTCGAGCACGCCAACGAGGTGCGCACCGGACACGGCGGGCAACCGTTCGCGAATCCCCGCAACGCCGCCGCGGGCACCCTGCGTGCCAAGGAGCGGGCTTACACGGTGCCGATGACCTTCTTCGGCTACGCCTTGCTGGCGCTGCCGGGCACGGACGCCGACTCCGCCGCGCGGCTGGGCGAGCTCGCCCACAGCGAACTGATGGCGCGGGCCGCCGAACTGGGGGTGAACACCACCGCGAGTACGGCCGTGCCCGGTGTCACCGCCGGCACCGTGGAGGAGGTCCTGGCCCGGGTGAAGGAGATCGCCGCGCTGCGGGCCGAGCTCCCGTTCGGGATCGACGGGATCGTCGTCAAGGCCGACCTCGCCGCCGACCAGCAGGCCGCCGGGTCCGGTTCACGCGCCCCGCGCTGGGCGATCGCCTACAAGCTGCCCGCCGTCGAGAAGATCACGCGGCTGCTGGAGGTGCAGTGGAACGTCGGCCGTACCGGCATCATCGCGCCGCGCGGCGTGCTGGAGCCGGTCGAGATCGACGGCTCCACCATCACGTACGCCACCCTGCACAACCCCGCCGACATCACGCGCCGCGACCTGCGGCTGGGCGACCACGTGATGGTGCACCGCGCGGGTGACGTCATCCCCCGCGTGGAGGCGCCCGTCGCCCATCTGCGCACGGGGGACGAACAGCCCATCGTCTTCCCCGAGGTGTGCCCGAGATGCGGCTCCGGCATCGACACCGGGGAACAGCGCTGGCGCTGCGAGAACGGCCGCAACTGCCATCTGGTGGCGTCCCTCTCGTACGCGGTCGGCCGCGATCAGCTCGACGTGGAGGGGCTCGGCCACACCCGGGTCGTGCAGCTCGTCGAGGCGGGCCTGGTGGCCGATCTCGCCGACCTGTTCGTACTCACCCGGGAGCAGCTCCTCGGCCTGGAGCGCATGGGGGAGACCAGCACCGACAATCTCCTCGCCGCGCTCGACACGGCCAAGGGGCGGCCGCTGTCTCGGGTGCTGTGCGCGCTGGGTGTCCGGGGCACCGGACGCTCCATGTCCCGCCGTATCGCCCGGTACTTCGCCACCATGGACAACATCCGCGCCGCCGACGCCGAGGCGATCCAGCGGGTCGAGGGCATCGGCACCGAGAAGGCCCCCTCCATCGTGGCCGAACTCGCCGAACTCGCCCCGCTCATCGACAAGCTCGTGGCGGCCGGGGTGAACATGACCGAGCCGGGCGCCACACCGCCCGCCCCGGCGGACGAGGAAGCCGCCGACACGGAGGGCGGCGTCGAGCCCGCGGGCGGTCCGCTCGCCGGGATGGCCGTGGTGGTCACGGGCGCGATGACCGGCGTCCTGGAGAGGCTCAGCCGCAACCAGATGAACGAACTCATCGAACGGGCCGGCGGGCGCGCCTCCTCCAGCGTCTCCAAGAAGACGTCGCTGGTCGTGGCGGGCGAGAACGCCGGCTCCAAGCGCGCCAAGGCCGAGACCCTCGGCATCCGCCTGGCCGATCCGGACGAGTTCGCCGCCCTCGTCGCCGACTTCCTCGAATGA